The window CAACGCGTTCATTCCCAGCCACAAGGTTGCCGGAGGCAGCACCCTTGCCACCCAGATCGAAAAATTCCGGCATTCCCCCAATGGAATAACGGACACCACCAAGGAAAAGCTTCGGCAAATCATTTCAGCCTCGCTGCGTTCTTATCAAAGCGGCAGAAATACCGAAAAATACCGCAAACAAATCGTCTTGGATTACATCAACGGCATTCCCTTGAGCGCCTCCCATGGCGTCGGCGAGGTCAACGGGCTGGGCGACGGCCTGTGGGCCTGGTACAAAATGGATTTTGACGAAGTAAACCGCCTCCTGAACACGGCTGAAAAGACCGGCATGAGCCCGGAAGATGTGCAGGAGGCCGGTAAAGCCGTCAGGGCGGTTTTAAGCCTGTTTATATCACAGCGGCGGCCAAGCTATTATCTGCTGCAAAACCATGAGGCTCTGCAGAAGCTAACCGATTCGCACCTGCGACTGCTGTATTCCAAACAAATGATCTCTCCCCTACTCTACAAAAGCGCACTGCAGGCGTCCCTGCAATTTGTAAAAGATTCAAATCCACAGAATACATTTGACCCCACACAACGAAAAACCGCCAATATCATTCGGACGCGGCTGCTGGGAGATCTTGCCTCGGCCAGCACATACGTCCTGGACCGCCTGGACCTCACGGTTAAAACCACGTTGAATAAGGCACTTCAGGAGGCCATAGCCAAGAAGCTTGTCCGTATGAAAGATCCCGAATATATCCGCACGGGCGGTTTCATGGCACCCCATATGCTCGACACAGGAGATCCGCAAAAAATAGTCTACAGTTTTTCCCTTTACGAGCACACATCCCAGGGAAATGCCTTGCGGGTGCAGACCAATACCTTCGATGGACCCTTTAACATCGACGAACAGATGAAGCTGGACCTCGGCTCTTCTTCCAAACTGCGGGCCCTGGTACATTATCTTGACATTATCTCGCAACTTTATGATACCTACGCCGGGCAGTCCAAAGCCGAGCTGGATAAAATCCTAAAAAAAGAGAATATTGATCCGCTCACACGCTGGGCCACCGGGTATCTGCTCGGCACGCCCCATCCAAAGCTTGCAGACATACTCGATGCCGCCATGGAACGTACCTATTCCGCCAGCCCGAAAGAATCTTTTTATACCGGCGGCGGAGTGCATCACTTTGCCAATTACAAGAAGACAGACGACAATAAGACAATGACACTCAGCAATGCCTTCCGGCATTCGGTCAACCTGGTCTTCATCCGGATGATGCGGGATATTACCAATTTTTATATCCACAAACGCTACGGTATCACCCCGCGCAGCCTCAATAACCTGGAGGTCGCCGAAAAACAGCGCCTGCTCAAGGTCTTTGCCGATAAAGAAGGCACATCCTTTATCAGGACATTTTATCGAAAATACCGGGGCAAAAACCCGGAAGAATCCAAAGAGCTCTTTATGAAACAAATTTATAACACCCCGGTCAGAGTTGCAGCTGCGCTAAGATATCTGAGCCCCACAGACACACTGGAAAAATTTGAACGGGAACTGGGCACATACCTTCCGCAATCCAACTTGACCAAACCATTTATTCAAAAACTATATCTGCAGTATTCCCCTGATGGTTTTGCCCTATCCGATATAGGCTTTCTGGTACATGTCCATCCCCTTGAACTCTGGATGGTTCGCTACCTGCAGAACAATCCCGAAGCAATTTTCCCCCAGATCGCAGAGCACAGCGTCAATGAGCGCCAAGAAGTCTACCGCTGGCTTTTTAAAACCAGAAATCCGAATAAACAAAACATCCGCATCCGCACCATCATAGAGCTTGAAGCCTTCAACGACATAAAAGACGTTTGGAAATCATATGGATATCCCTTTGACTATCTGGTGCCGTCCTATGCTTCCGCCATCGGTTCTTCCGGAGACCGTCCGTCGGCTCTATGTGAACTGATGGGGATCATACTCAATGACGGGATGCGCTACCCGTCAATCAGAAACACCAGTTTCCATTTTGGAGAGGGCACTGCCTATGACACCCTTATGCGCCGGCAATCGGCCCAAGGTGTGCGGATACTCAAACCGGAAGTGGCCCGGACAGTGAAAAAGGCCCTTGTGGACGTTGTCCAGCAAGGCACGGCCATCCGCATAAAAGATCAAGCCGTTCAAACAAACGGCAACATTGTTGACATGGGTGGAAAAACGGGCACCGGCGATCATCGGATTAAAAAATTCGGGCCCGGCGGTGTGTTGCTGGAATCAACGCCTGTGAATCGGGCGGCGATCTTTGTGTTTTTCATGGGAGACCGGTATTTCGGCACCATCACCGCCTATGTTCCTGGCGCGGATGCAAAAGATTATACCTTTTCAAGTTCGCTTACGGTTGCAGTCCTGCAGACCTTGCTGCCTGAGCTCATGACGCTTTTTGAACAACCCGCTGCCTAAGTGGTTGAGCGCTATCGATTTTCCTTTGCAACGATTCCGTTCAACCCGGAATTTTCAATTCCCATATTGTAAAACAGAGCAGCCCTGGCGATCTGATACTGCGTATAGGCATCGCTGATATTGGTGAAGGCCTGGACAATGGCGGCAGTTGCATTGGCTGTCTTGTCTTGAAATTCCTTTTCCAGGGCATTAATGTGCCTTAAATCCCCCAGGTGGGTATAGGTTGTGCTGCCGCCGTCAAAAATATTCCAGTTCAAGTTCACCCAGATGGTGTAAATGCCTTGCCTGGATGTGGAGCGGGTATAATTGGAATAATCATTATGCTGTTTGATCCATGAATAATCCAGGGTCACCCGGGGATAGTACGAAGACTCAGTTCCCTATAAAATTTTTAATCTGATTTTGAACCTTGATTTTATCAGAATGGGCTTTTGCCAGGGCAACTTCATTTTTCAGCACATCGGCGTGCGGACTGAACCCGGATTTAAAAAAGACCTTGGATTCCTAAATTTAGCGCGCTAAAGCGCGGGTTTTTACTCCCCTACAAAGTGCATGGTTTCTTGATTGCAACCAGGGCACCCTAAAACCGGCATAAAGCCTTCATAATATCTGCCTTCAAACTCAGCAATCCCCATCTCAACATCAATAATTGCTTCATTTCATAATGACAATGGGAACAACGATAGCTGTATTCCTCCGGAGGAGGGCCGAACGGAATGTCCGCCCCCTCTATCAACTTTTTCTTGCTCAATTTTCACTTCCTCTAAAGTCGAAAAAATATCAAACAGAGTACCGTATTGGGGATGCCATATCGACATCAATTCCATAACGTTTTCGCAAGATTGACACCGCATGGGATCTATCCCGCTGATTTCCTGATATCTTTCCCGATAGTTTTTGCGTTTGACTATTTGATAAACTGCGATAATAGATCTTTATTAAAACGCTCCTTGAAAAATACCGGCCTTAATTGTTCCGGCAGCGTTAACACTATGTGCCTGTAAATCACACCAGGATGCAGCATCGTGCTGACTTGGCCTACAAAATTATCAACATATTGTTTCGCGCATGAAAGACAGAAACAACTTTTACAACTGAATGGAATTTTCCTTCTATCCTGGCCACAATGCATGCAAATGTACTCGCTATATCCGTTTGAAGCGTCTCTACAGCCAAGCATCTTTTGAACTGGGGGGCTTCGTATTGCTCATTATCATATCTCCGATGAACTTTTTTTAAAATCTTCCCAATGATCATCAAAGATCGTCTTAAACACATCAGCATCTAAAAAGCTTATTTTTTTATCCGATAGCAAAGTCATGACGTGAGTTAAACACCTTTTTGTCAATATCACCACAAATGAAGATATCGGACGGTAAAATGGAAATTCCTATACTCTGAACTTATTGAACTGCTGAGCCGGGGTCACTGCATTAAAAGCTATGTTTACCCGGCTCAGATGCGCCGTTAGTATACACGGCATAAAGGAATCTAGGGCAGACGAATACGAATTTCGTCAACATCCCATATTTCTGTGGGACCGTATCCGGCCAGGGTCTGAATCTGACGAAAACTTACCTTGGACCAGTAGTTACCCTTTTCATCCTTGGAAAGAACGGCTGTACTGACATAGCGGAATTCCCCGGCCTGGACCCACCAGTCTCGATCTGTAATAACAAGATTTTGGGCCTTGATACCGCGATTCTCAAGCAAGCCTTCCATTTCCTTTTCCAGGCCTTTATTTTTCATTTTTGCTTCGGGAAACGGACGGGGGCGCTCCATCCACTGTTGTTTTTTCCCGGTCCAGGAGGCGTTTTCTTTTTCGAGTACGGCCAGTCTTTTTGCGAATTTTTCGCCATTGACCGGATCCGTTTTATGCAAATCAGCAATTTGGCTTTTCTGATAGGCCAGTTTCTGGGGTGTAATAATGAACAATGCCCGTTCAGAGCCCTCACGCCAGTTTTTGTTCTCGGCAAACCGCTTTTCCCAGTCGGAAAGAGTGCTCTCCAGTGGAATAAGACGATTTTGGGAATCGGCAATCTTGGCGTCATCATAGACCTCCAGGGCAAACCGGAGATCTTTAACTGCTTTTTTTAATTCATCCGGCTGTTTTCCGGCAGGAACTTCACGTTCCACATCGCCCAGAACCTTTCGGGCCTGCCGGTACAGATCTTCCTGTTTGTCCATCATGCTTTTGTCATGTGATCCAAGATACTGAGGGTATGTGGCTGCATTTCTGGTTGTAAATTTAGATAGTAGAGGCAGCCATTTGTCGTTAATCGCTTTTGCACCGCGTGCTGCATCGGCTGCGGCAGAGTGTTCATCCGTCTGCTGCGTTTTTGCTTTTTGTGTAAATGCATCAAGCTGATGGGAAATTTTCTCAAACCGGGCATTGGCGGCAGCAACCTCTGGGTGGCTTGGATCAGCTTTGTTGTTTTTGACCACTTTTGCCAGCAGATCACCCACCGTATCCAGGTTTGACGTTGTATTAAAAATCCGGGAATCAACCATGTTATACTCTTTGCCCTGGAGATTTTGTTCCGCCTTGGCCAGCTCTTTTTCCGCAAAATCCATCTGCCTGTGGGCTTTTTCAAGATTGCCTTTTGCGCCATGACTTAAACTTTGAGATCCCGAATCATGAGGCCCTCCAGTTTTCACGAAGGAAGACGCTTGTGATTCAGTCGATTGGCCTGCGCCCAGTTTTTTATCAACCTGTTTTTTAAGGCGGTCATACTTCGACGTTAACGATTTAAGACTTTTATGGGACGCATCCTCCTTTTGCAACTGATCAAGGCCTGCCCCGGCCTCATTGAGAAGTTTTGCAGCCTGGTCAAATTTTCCTGCGAAAAACTGCTTTTCTGCCATACGAATCTGCTGAGTTACATTTTTAGACATATCATCTGCGGGTGAGGCCATGACCGTACATGCCCACAGTACTGTAATAAAAATTAAAATAATCCTTTTCATCCGATACTCCCTAAAAATAATTAACGTTTCAATTCAGACATACACCTTCGCGACAGTCATCCTACCGTTTTAAATAATTGATTTCAACAAGGGATGCAATTCCATGTTTCTCCGCCATAGATAATATCTGTCTCTGACAGATCCGTTGAAAAACTCATCCGGTGCAGCTCCGGCCCCGAAGACTGGGCTCCTCTGATATCCCAGGTATAGGAGGCGCACCCTATGGGGCGGAGAATAAGGTGCAATGCGTCGGCAATGGGGTAAAGCACCATCCTGGAGCCGCAGAACACGCAGGCCCTCTGGTTTACTGCCCCCGCCAGACTCTTGGTTTCACATGTCATCTCAAAGGGCTGTTCACCTTTCTGATAGATCTGTTTTTCCCGCTGTTCCAATATAGATATGAAGGTCCTTTAATTTATCCTTTACTGCTGTCGTTTACCCTACCAGTTCAAAAGATTTTTTCAGGTGCATCCCGATTGGCGAGGCCATACCCAATAACGCCCCGGATTTTTCCCCAAAAACACCCCGGTCAAAAGCCACTCCATTTGATATTTTTTTCCAGGTTCACTCCTGATACAACATCCTTGGTTGTAATAGTTTCAACCACATTACCCTTCCCTTAAAATATTTGATTTTTCACATTTCCTGAACAAACTAATCTTATAAATTAATAATCATTTAATTACTGTTAACTAAGATAATTTCAATGATCTGACTTTAAAGTAAAAAAAGTAGTTTACTAAGACCGGACATTGTGCTAAACGAGTCTAAACTCGATTACATTGAGTAACACGGCGATTATTTTTTCCAGTAATCCCACAATAAAAATCCATCTGAAATGTAGGATGACATTCAAATTTTAACGACAAGAAACTTCAGCCCATGTGCTTGATGGCACCACAACAAACCATTATTTACTTACATCAGCTTTTTTTGCTGCCACATACACCGAAGAACCCGAGAGGTAAAGGGTGATTTCGCCATCCTTTGCCGTAGCCTGACCGCAGAAGAAAGAAAGGAGAAACGGGGGGTTGCAGTCCCGCGAAGGCTTTTTTTGTCAATAGTCGTATCTTTAACAATAATTTTCTAAATTTTAATGAAAAGGGAACTCTCATGAAAAAAGCTTTGACGATTTGTTTGGCATTGGTAATCGGAATCTGCCTGTCCACCGGCGCTATGGCGGCTGACGAAGGCGCAATCAAAGGAAGCGTGGATGCAATCGTAACCGGCATTGACGCAGGTAAAGCGCCCACAGATTACAAGCCGGGCGATTACAACCCTTACGTGTTCATCATGGAAAAAGGCGGGACGATGGTGGTCCATCCCAAAAAGCAGGGGCAAAGTCTGAATACCGACGAATTCAAGCCGGTATACGATGCGTTAGTCCACTCCACGCCCCAGGGGGTATGGGTGGAATATAAGTGGGCCGGAGCCGATAAAAAAACCTATGTCAGGACTACCGCAGGCGGATTAATCGTGGGAAGTGGCTACACGAAATAACACACTTCTAAAAGCGGCCAGGTTTCACTGACAAAAAAAGCCGGGCGCGGGGTGAATAGTCCCCGCGCCCTTTTTTACGGCCGCCCTTCCAATCCCCCCCCCAGGAGGACCAAGTCGGCTCTTGGCTCATTAAAAATCAAATCAACACGGCATTTACGATCTAACTCATCATGTTTCACAGCGAAGATCTTCTATATACCCGGGCAAGATCTTCCGCCCAATCACCCTTCCAAATATCGGGAACAGTTTCGACCACCTTGGTGATGGATTCCCAGCTGATGCCGATTTCCGTAAAGATGTCCTTAAGGATCTCTTCAGAGGGTGCCAGCCAGATGCAGAAGCGTATACCTTTTTCTTCGTTGAAGTAAGTTCTGACCCAGGTAGCGGCTTCAACAGATGCCAGTTTACGCCAATTCTCCTTGACGACTTCCCAGTCCACATCAAGGTTTTTATGAACCATGACATATTTATGCATTTTATTCATGTTGCCCCCCTTTTCTTTTGTTATGTGTTATATTGAGTTTGCTACCCCTTCCAGCCATAGGCTGTCTGGTTACATACAACTATACTCAATAAACATACCCAAAGCTGTCCATTCGCTCAAAATAAAACGTAACGATTTAATATAATAACACAACACATTCCAGAACCACAAAAGATTGACAATCTGCTACCCGCCACTTATGATAAAAACATATTTCGTGGCGCCATAAGTAGCGCCACGAAACCATCCAAAGAATAAGCAAGTCAAACAATGGAAAACATTCAACAGGCAATCGAAAAAAACAAACTGCTTAAGCGGTTTTTGGAATCCATGGGAGACGGCGTATTTGTGCTTGATCCCACCGGGAAAATCGTTGCCTGGAATCCAGCCATGGAAGCCATCACCGGTTATTCATCCAGGGAAATTAAAGGGAAGAGTTGCCGGATACTCAAGTTCAGTAAATGTTTCGGTAAGGACTGCCCTTCCGGGATGCATGACTGCAAGATACTTCAGACCGGAAAAGTCATTCCCACAGAATGTGTGATCAGCCACCGGAACGGACATCTCCTGGAAGTGAGTAAAAACGCCAGGGTCATTAGGGACGACAGCGGACAGATCATGGGGGTGATTGAAACAGTCACTGACCTGACCGAGCTTAAAAACACACGGCTGAAGATAGAGCAAGCCGCACGCCGCCTGGGCGAGTTGAACAGACTGGGCGGCATCATAGCTAAAAGTGAGGTTATGCAAAATGTATTTTCTTTCATAAAAGCTTCAGCAGCATGCGAAACGTCCATTTTCATCCAGGGTGAAAGCGGAACGGGCAAAGAACTTGTGGCCGGGGCTATTCACTCCATCGGCGAGAGAAAAGACAAGCCCATGATTACGGTCAACTGCAGCGCGTTATCCGAATCATTACTGGAAAGTGAATTGTTCGGACATGTCAAAGGTGCATTTACCGGTGCGGTCCGGGACCGGATCGGACGATTTGAGCAGGCTGATCAGGGTACTATATTCTTAGATGAAATCGGTGAAATTTCACCCTATATTCAGATAAAACTCTTGCGCGTACTCCAGGAAAAAGAGATAGAACGCGTTGGGGATTCCAAGAAACACAAGGTAAACATCAGGATCATCACGGCCACCAATAAAGATTTAAAATCACGGGTTGATGAGGGTTTTTTCAGGGAGGATCTGTATTACCGGCTCAAAGTGTTTCCCATCTACCTGCCCCCCTTGAGAAATCGCAGAGAAGACATCCCACTGCTGGTGGACCATTTTATTAAGCTGAACAATAAAATTTCCGGCCAGACCGTTACCGGCATGGCAGAACCGGCCAGGAAAGTTTTCATGAAATATAGCTGGCCAGGAAATATTCGGGAACTGGCCAATGCCATTGAACATGCATTCGTGCTCTGTTCAGACAACCAAATTGACCTGAAAGATCTTCCCCTTGAAATCAGCGGGCAGAACACCACCTATGCTGCCCCTCTCCCACGTTATCCCAAGCCAGCCTCTCCCCGTAAAAAACAGCGGGAGTCTCTTGACCGAGACAGCTTACTGACCATCCTCACAGAGTCCGGATGGAACAAAGCTGAAGCGGCCAGACGGTCGGGCTTCAGCCGGGCAGCCATATGGAAATACATGAAAAAGTGGAACATTCCCATGCAGTCTGAATAGCGGCCATGGGCAGACCTGACATAGCGTCTGCCAGACCC is drawn from uncultured Desulfobacter sp. and contains these coding sequences:
- a CDS encoding sigma 54-interacting transcriptional regulator; amino-acid sequence: MENIQQAIEKNKLLKRFLESMGDGVFVLDPTGKIVAWNPAMEAITGYSSREIKGKSCRILKFSKCFGKDCPSGMHDCKILQTGKVIPTECVISHRNGHLLEVSKNARVIRDDSGQIMGVIETVTDLTELKNTRLKIEQAARRLGELNRLGGIIAKSEVMQNVFSFIKASAACETSIFIQGESGTGKELVAGAIHSIGERKDKPMITVNCSALSESLLESELFGHVKGAFTGAVRDRIGRFEQADQGTIFLDEIGEISPYIQIKLLRVLQEKEIERVGDSKKHKVNIRIITATNKDLKSRVDEGFFREDLYYRLKVFPIYLPPLRNRREDIPLLVDHFIKLNNKISGQTVTGMAEPARKVFMKYSWPGNIRELANAIEHAFVLCSDNQIDLKDLPLEISGQNTTYAAPLPRYPKPASPRKKQRESLDRDSLLTILTESGWNKAEAARRSGFSRAAIWKYMKKWNIPMQSE
- a CDS encoding nitrogenase component 1; protein product: MEQREKQIYQKGEQPFEMTCETKSLAGAVNQRACVFCGSRMVLYPIADALHLILRPIGCASYTWDIRGAQSSGPELHRMSFSTDLSETDIIYGGETWNCIPC
- a CDS encoding DUF4242 domain-containing protein, encoding MNKMHKYVMVHKNLDVDWEVVKENWRKLASVEAATWVRTYFNEEKGIRFCIWLAPSEEILKDIFTEIGISWESITKVVETVPDIWKGDWAEDLARVYRRSSL
- a CDS encoding transglycosylase domain-containing protein, encoding MQTRSRSRKKPIRILFLIAGMCVALAGVFELKTFRIQARLFAHIAQGLSYRVENGPAHTILFPQSGPYDIRLGYTRIPEWIETLQAKGFAIDRQARWSEDLFYYTGMGLFPIYMEKNQTGLKIADWQDKPIFQSSFPQRVYTDFKSIPSLAVTMLLFIENRELLDETTPYRNPSLEYERILKAITDAIINAFIPSHKVAGGSTLATQIEKFRHSPNGITDTTKEKLRQIISASLRSYQSGRNTEKYRKQIVLDYINGIPLSASHGVGEVNGLGDGLWAWYKMDFDEVNRLLNTAEKTGMSPEDVQEAGKAVRAVLSLFISQRRPSYYLLQNHEALQKLTDSHLRLLYSKQMISPLLYKSALQASLQFVKDSNPQNTFDPTQRKTANIIRTRLLGDLASASTYVLDRLDLTVKTTLNKALQEAIAKKLVRMKDPEYIRTGGFMAPHMLDTGDPQKIVYSFSLYEHTSQGNALRVQTNTFDGPFNIDEQMKLDLGSSSKLRALVHYLDIISQLYDTYAGQSKAELDKILKKENIDPLTRWATGYLLGTPHPKLADILDAAMERTYSASPKESFYTGGGVHHFANYKKTDDNKTMTLSNAFRHSVNLVFIRMMRDITNFYIHKRYGITPRSLNNLEVAEKQRLLKVFADKEGTSFIRTFYRKYRGKNPEESKELFMKQIYNTPVRVAAALRYLSPTDTLEKFERELGTYLPQSNLTKPFIQKLYLQYSPDGFALSDIGFLVHVHPLELWMVRYLQNNPEAIFPQIAEHSVNERQEVYRWLFKTRNPNKQNIRIRTIIELEAFNDIKDVWKSYGYPFDYLVPSYASAIGSSGDRPSALCELMGIILNDGMRYPSIRNTSFHFGEGTAYDTLMRRQSAQGVRILKPEVARTVKKALVDVVQQGTAIRIKDQAVQTNGNIVDMGGKTGTGDHRIKKFGPGGVLLESTPVNRAAIFVFFMGDRYFGTITAYVPGADAKDYTFSSSLTVAVLQTLLPELMTLFEQPAA